In the genome of Chryseobacterium sp. 52, the window AGAAGCTGTTTTAGCAGAAGTATATCAGGATCCGGAGCTGAGAAACCAATTCATGGATTCCCTTTTTGAAAGAATCTTCGATTATATGAAACACTTCTTCTCATTTATAAAAGACACTCCGAAACAGCGGTATATCAATCTGAGCAAAGAACGTCCCGAAATCATCAGAAGAATTCCCCAGCATTATATTGCCTCCTACCTGGGAATTACAACGGTGCATCTCAGCAGAATTAAAAGTGCTATTTTAAAAGAAAAATAATTGCTTCACGGTCATTGCGAGCAGAGCGAAGCCATCTCAAAAAGATTCAAGCCTTAAAAATTTAATAAGCTGATAACAAATGTTATTGCATCAGACACCGCTCCGGTTATAATTTTGTATAAAAATTTACAATAATGAAAGCAGCAGTCGTCATTACAAAAGGAAGTATTCCTCAATATACAGATTTTCCGGACCCGGAAACCCCTAAGGAAAATGAAGTGCAGATATCAGTAAAAGCCGCATCCATTAAAAACCTTGACAGGGCTATTGCAGGCGGAAACCACTATTCCGTGAGCAACGAAGTCCATCAGCCAAAAATTATAGGAACAGATGGCGCAGGACACCTTGAAAATGGTGAAAAAGTGTACTTTTTCAGTAAAAAAGGAACCACAGCCGAAAAAATTAATGTTGAGAAAGGATTTGTTATTCAGGTTCCGGAAGCATTGGATTTTGCAACAGCCGCCGCATTGCCCAATGCCGTAATGGGATCTGCCATGGGACTGAAGTTCAAAGCAGGTATGAAGCCCGGTGATACCGTTCTTATCAATGGAGCGACAGGAGTTACGGGAAGAATAGCCGTTCAGGCAGCAAAATTATACGGAGCCAAAAAAATTATTGCTACCGGAAGAAATGAAGAATCTTTACAGTCACTTCTTGAGCTGGGAGCAGATGAAATAATTTCATTAAAGCTGCCGGAAGAAGATTTTAAAAAGAAAATAAAAGATATTCATGACGAAAGTCCTATTGATATTATCTTAGACTATGTTTGGGGACATTCTGTGGAAATGATCTTGTCCGCTCTTAAAGGAAACGGAACCTTTTCTCATAAAACCAGACTGGTTTCTGTAGGAGGAATGAGCGGTGATACTATTCAGCTGTCTTCACAGATCCTCAGAGGAACAGATATTCAGATTTCAGGATCAGGATTGGGAAGCTGGACGAAAGAAGAAACGCGTTTATTGTTCTCTGAGATCATTCCCGAAATGTTTCAGGCAGCTGTAGACGGTAAAATAAAAATAGATACAGAAACGGCAGAGATCAAAGATGTAGAAGCAGTCTGGAATACCGAAATTCCGGCCGGAAAAAGGCTTGTTCTAATTATTTAACCACAATTTGCGTTTTTTATCCACAATCCTTTTTCCTGTTTTCTTTTTTTACTATCTTTAATATAGAAATTTATGAAAAACTAATTCAAAAAAAAGTTGCAACTTTGCATAAACATTTGAATGTCAGTTTCAGAAGTTATTATTAATTAATAAAGTTTGCCGAGGTTTGTAAGTATATTCAGACATCGGGCCGACAAAGACGACACTATTGGAAGAGTATTTTGGAAATGAACTTGTAAAAAAGTTCGAGGAAATGATGGAAAATAATGATGAATTCTACTTCGATACCGAAGAATTGGAAGATATCATTGTTTATTATTTGGAGCTGGGAGATTTTAACTACGCAGACAATGCTGTTAACTATGGACTTAAGCTTCATCCTAATTCATTAGATATCAAGATCAAAAGACTTGAGATTCTTTTGGAATGGGAAGACTATAATACGGCGAAAGAACTTATTGGCGAACTGAAAGGTTCATCAATGGAGAATACAGACTTCTTGGTCTGTTATGCAAAGTATTATTCGAGCCTGGGAAACCCTAGAAAATCTATTGACATCTGCAAAAAAGCTTTAGAACTGAAAGAAGAAGAGAACTTCCTTCACAACTTTATTGCAGACGAATATGTCAATTTGGGAGATCCCTTTAACGCTCTTAAACATTACAGAAAAGCTCTGAAAGAAGATCCTACGGACGAGTATTCACTTGAAAACTGTATGATCTGCTTCAGTGATTTGAATAAGAGCGAGGAGGCTATTGCCTTTCTTAATGAATATTTAGATGAATTTGCTTATTCCGAGACCGCATGGTTTGAATACGGACAGTTTTACTTCAACAGAAAGAATTTTGAAGAAGCCATAAAAGGGTATGACTACCTGTTGGCGATCAATTCAAGTTCTGTGGGAGTTTATGCTAATAAAGCAGCCTGTTACGAAGCTTTAGGACAATATCAGAAAGCAGTGGCAGTATATGAGGAGATGCTTGAGCTGGAATACACCAAGGCATTTACTTTTTATAAGATAGGATTGTGTTACAAAGCGCAGAAACAGTCTATAATGGCTCTTAATGCATTTCAGAAATCATTGCGGGAAGACCCTCAGTTTTATCTTGCGATGATGGAGCAGTCTTACCTGTATGAAGAAATGGGAGGAATGAAGGAAGCATTGCACTTTGCACAGGAAGCAACCCACCTGAACGATGACAACCTTGACTATCAGAAAAGACTGGCGTTCCTGTTCATTGATTCCGGGAAGTTTGAGGAAAGCCTTGCCTGCCTGAAAAAGCTGGTTGATGCAGAGCCTACAAGATTTTATAACTGGTATGCCTATTCAGAAGTATTAATGCTTCTTGGAGAATATGAAGAAGCAGTGGATATTCTGGAGAGAGCCCTAAAGGCACATGACAGAGCAGAGCTCTATTATCAGCTGAGCAATTGCTATTTCAACCTTAAAATGCCGGAAAAAGGAGCAGAATCTCTTCAGAAAGCATTAAATATTGACCCATCGCTGGCTCCGGATATGCAGAAAAAGTATCCTTTCATCAAAGATGAGGTAAAAAAGGTCAAAGCAAAAGTGAAAAAGAAGAATTCTTAAAAAGCTAGAGGAAGGGAGCTGGAAGAAAGAAGTTTCTGAAAGTACGGATCGATGATCTGGATCACCGACAGCTTAAGATTCTTAAAGATTTAAATTAAAATAATTCAAATAAATAAATCCTGCAGCAATGCAGGATTTTTGTTTTTAATCAAGTTTGTGTAAGCAATCAGTACAACATTATGTATTAGTTTAATCTGAAAGTTAGGGAAAAGGATATACTTTTTTAACGCAAAGTCTGATTCTGTTGCTTTATGTATGATATAAATGTTGCAAGGAGGAAATCAATTGCATTGATTTGACTAAGCGGACGTTTTATCCATGAGTTTAATCAGCGGCTATGTCGCCATCTTTGCTCTGCTCCGATTAAAACACATTTTTCATAAATCTTTGCGCTAAAATAAATTTATCATATAAAGAACTGAACTTACTTTTTTACAACGCCGGGTTTAGACCTTAAAAAGATTAATCCGCCGATGATCACCCCTGCGCCTACAAATTGTAAAATACTCAGTTTTTCACCATCTAAAAAGCCCCAGATAATAGCAACAATCGGCATCAGTAGAGTGACTGTCGAAGCAAAAAGTGGAGTAGATACCTTCAGTAGCCGGTAATTCAGGGTCATAGCCAATCCGGTTCCGAAGATAGATAACAGAGACACAAACATCAGCCCGGTCATCGTACTTTCATTAAAACTGAATGTAGAAAAGAAGCCCGTAAACGTTAATGCAATCAGAGAAGGAAAAAACAGAACAAACGAAAAAACAAATGCTGATAAAATGGTAGAAGAAACCTCCATGAGCTTAGATTTTACCGTTGTCGTACTTATTGCATAGCACAAGGTGGCCAACAATAACAGCAATATAGGGATTAGTTTGAACTTTCCACCTTCTCCGTCACCGCCAAATGCCAGTAAACAGACTCCTGCAAAGCTTATAAAAGTCCCTACCATCTGTTTTTTTGTGGTTTCAAACTTCCAGACCAGAGCTCCCACAATGATCACAAAAATCGGCATCATAGAATTGATGATTCCTGCAATACTGCTGCTCACTTCCGTTTCGGCAATCGGAAACAGAAACATGGGAATGAAATTTCCTGTAAATGCAGCCAAAATAAGCCACTTCAGATGTTTTTTGGGAAACAGCTTATATTTCGAAATCGCAATCGGCATCAAAATAACTCCTGCGATCAGAACCCTTAATGCCCCTACCTGATAAGGACTGAAATGCTCAAGTGATTTTTTGATCAAAATAAAAGAAGATCCCCAGATAACCGTTAATACAATCAGAAGGATCCATTTTTCTTTATCTGCGTTCATTGTTTTTGTGTAAGATTTTTAAAAATTCTTTTTTAGGAATCATTTTTGCCCCTAAGCTTTCAAGATGTTCGGTATGAGACTGACAGTCAATAAGATCAATGTTTCCTTTATTGCTTTCTACAAAGTGAATAAAGCCTGCTTTGGAAGCATTGCTGACTTTGGCAAACATACTTTCTCCACAGAAAACATTTCCGATCTGAAGACCATAAAATCCACCCACTAATTCACCGTCCTGCCATACCTCAATACTTTTGGCCAGGCCAAAATCATGAAGCTTGATGAAAGATTCCATCAGCTCATCCGAAAGCCAGGTTCCCGTCTGTCCCTTTCTGCTACTCTGCTGACAGTTTTTGATCACCTCTCTGAAGTTTTTATTCTCCGAAAAGGTAAAAACAGATCTGTCCAGTATTTTCCGCATCGATTTGGAAACCTTCACATCATCAGGAAACAGAACAAATCTTGGATCCGGACACCACCATAATATCTCCTCATCAGGATTATACCAGGGAAAAATACCGAGCTGGTAAGCAAACCAAATACGTTCTATAGACAGATCGCCTCCAAAAGCAATCAGTCCTTCATGACCGTCATAAAGTTCAGGGTCGGGGAATGAAATCTCGTTTTCGTCTAATCGAACCATTTGTTTTCAAAAAAATCCCACTTGAGAAAGCAGGATTTATATTTGATTGTAATTTTTTTAATTAAAAAGGTAAATCATCATCGTCATCTCCGGCAAAAGGATTTGCATTGGAAACAGGAGAAGCAGATTGAGCAGGAGAAGCCTGAGTAGGCTCAGATCCGTTATCCATTACTTTCTCTATTTTCCATCCTGTAATAGAATTGAAATATTTAGTTTCACCTTGTGGAGAAACCCATTCTCTTCCTCTGATATTGATTCCCACTTTCACATTTTCCCCTTCCTTAAGATTATCTAATAAACTGATCTTATCAGACAAAAATTCTATGTTTATCGGCTGTGGATACTGTTCTTGGGTTAAAATAACCATTTCTCTCTTTTGAAAACCGCTTGCAAATGTCTGAGCGTCAAAAAGTTTCTTTACCGTTCCTTGTAATTCCATATTGTAATTATTAACGTTGTAAAAGTAAGAAAATGAAATGTAATATTAGGGGGCAAGGAAAAAAAAACTAAAAAATTTAATTTTTTTCTCTGAAAAGTTTGGAGGTAAAGGGAAAAGTCCTATATTTGCACTCACAAAAACGAAGCAAGCTCTTTAAAATAAATATACAAAACCAGCGGATGTGGTGTAATTGGTAGCCATGCCAGACTTAGGATCTGGTGCCGTGAGGCGTGGGGGTTCGAGTCCCTTCATCCGCACTATGCGAAAATAGCTCAGCTGGTAGAGCACAACCTTGCCAAGGTTGGGGTCGCGGGTTCGAATCCCGTTTTTCGCTCCACACCTGCCCTGGTGGTGGAACTGGTAGACACGCAGGACTTAAAATCCTGTGTTCGTAAGAACGTGCGGGTTCAAGTCCCGCCCGGGGTACTAAAACTCTCTGTAGAATTTTCGACAGAGAGTTTTTTTGTTTTAGAATACTTTGAAAAGAAGACTATTCTTTATAAAGTGTTTTGTCAATGTTTATATTTTTAGTTCTTATTTTAAAGAAAAATGTTTTATATTTGTAGTCTCAAAAGGAAACAAGCTCTTTAAATAAAGCAAAACAATCAGCGGATGTGGTGTAATTGGTAGCCATGCCAGACTTAGGATCTGGTGCCGTGAGGCGTGGGGGTTCGAGTCCCTTCATCCGCACCAAGCGAAAAAAACTCTCTATACAGATGTATGGAGAGTTTTTTGTTTTTATACCGTTTACTATTCATCTTTTGCGTTAAAAAATAATCTGTTCAAAATGGCATACAGAGTGTATAAGGAAAGGTAGAAATCCTATTCAGGTTCTTTGATTAATGTTTGCGGTAATAACTGGGACCAACTCCCACTTCATTCTTAAAAGCAACACTAAAAGATGAAGGCGATGCATATCCCAGATGATAAGCAATTTCTTTAATAGAAAAATCAGAATTTTTAAGCAGATAAAGGGCCTCTTTCATTCTGAGCTTAGAAGCATAATGAAATACACCATCCCCAAACAGTGCTTTAAATCCATTCTTTAATTTAAACTCATTGATCCCGAATTTCAAAGAAAGCTGTTCAATGGTGTAAAATGACTTCAGATTGTCTTCTATAAATTCCCTTACTTCCATGAGCTTGTGAATTTCGGAGGTGTTTATAGAGGTTTTAGTTTTGGCTACAGGCTCTTCTTCGCTTTGGTTTTTTGCAAATTCAAAAATAAGGAGAAGCAGATTCAGAATTTTACTTCTGATAAAATAGTCTCTGTAAAAGCCGTCCAGTGTGCATTTTTTGATCTCAAGCAAAATACCCATCATCTGTGGAGTTATCGGAAGACCTTCCGGAAAGAGGCTTGCTTGCTTTTCCTGATCCACTTTCTCAATAAAATGCTGTAATGCTTTGCTGTCTTCCGCCAGTTTGTGAAAATAGTCGCGAGATACGTAAATGTCCAGGTTTTTATAGCAGACTTCTTTTTGGAAATAAATTTCGATATCAGCGTTTCCCGGAGTGAAATAAATATAATGGTGGAGCAGCTTGTACTCTCCCGGTCTCCCATTTACAGAATCTCTGATGACATCTGCTCCGCCAAGGAAGAATGACAGCTCGATGTAGTCTATATCCTCCGTACGGAATTTCATGGTATAATCCTCATAATAAGAATACCTGTACTCTTTCATTAAAAACTCATCTCCCTTATACAGGTTGAGAGTTTCAAATTTTCCAAGATCGTTGGAAAAAAACTCATGCACGCCATGGTCATGATCTTCACTGAAGAAATCTAAAATTTGTTTTGTTATGGTTTTTTCCGGTGCTCTCTCTCCCAAAATCTAAAGTATTTATCCCAACCTCAAAAGCTTTTCCTGTTCGCAAAAACTAATTTTGCCCTGTAAATTTAATTAAACTAATTATAAATAACAATTTATGAATAAGAACACGCTCCTTTTTTCAGCGCTGCTTTTTCCGGCTGCCATATGGGCGCAGAATGCTGCACAAATCACGGGAAAAGTAATCAACTCTCAGGAGAAACCTGTCCCTGCCGCGAAAGTGGTCCTGAATAATGGAGAATCAGAGGTTTATACAGATGAAAACGGAATTTATCGTTTTAATAATATACCTGCAGGAAACTATGTACTCAAAGTAGATGATCCGGAAGTTTCCAAAATATATTCTTTTACATTGAAAGACAATGACAGTATCACCTATAATTTCACCAAGGCTTCCGATACCTATCAGATTGTGGGGGTCAATGTGACTGCCAACCGGAAGACTATACCTTCTTCCACGTTAAGATTGGGGGAAAATCTTCTTGTTACTCCCCAGAATATCCAGGTTATTGACCAACGTCTCTTAAATGATCAGCAGATTCTGAATACTGCTGAAGGGCTCAGCCGAAACGTAAGTGGTGTTCGTACCATTACTCATCAGGAAGAAGGAAGCGTAGGAATTGCTGTTCGTGGTTTTCAGGCATCTAATCTCCGTAACGGAATGGATGTAAGCGGAAGTTTTGGCCCTCTCCGTGAAGATATGTCTTTTGTAGACCGTGTGGAGTTTGTAAAAGGTCCTGCGGGATTTATGATGGGAAATACACAGCCGGGAGGTTTTTATAATATCGTAACGAAAAAACCTGTGGGAAGGGAAAAAGGGAATGTACAGCTTACGTTGGGCAGCTTTAATCTCTACCGTGCTGCAGCGGATGTTGAAAAGAAACTGAGTAAGGACGGTAAATTCTGGGGCAGGCTTAATGTAATGGGATCTAAAAGTGGTTCATTCCAGCAGTATGTGGAACACGAACAGTACGTGATTAACCCGTCTTTCAAATACATTGCATCGGAAAATACCAATGTAACTTTTGAATATATCCTTTCCCAAAATAATTTTCAGGGAGGATTTGCAAAATATGCCTACGGTATTGATGGTTTTAAAGATGTGAAAAGATCTTTTACCTTCTCCGATCCTGTCATGGATCCTACCCGTTCGTGGGAGCATAATGTATACGGAACCATCAATCATAATTTTAATGATAATTGGTTGATTACCGGACAGTTTGGGTATGTTCGTTCTGAAATGCAGGGAGAATCCCTATATGCTAAATACAATAGCATTGCTTTGGCTGATGATCCGGCCACAAAAAAGGTAAAAGGGGACGTGAACCGCGGGATCAGTATTAATGATGCACTGAATACATCAACCATTGGACAGGTATTCACAAGAGGAAAGTTTTCTACCGGAAATATCAATCATAACATCCTTGCCGGAGTAGATATGGGAAAAAAATTCTATGTTGCGGACTGGACGGTTATGCCTCAGACTATAGGACCTGTATTCAATATTTACAATCCGGTGTATGGGAATCTGAGGAAATCCGATATTCCTCAATACGACCGCTCACAATCACTTCGTGAACGTGGGGCCAATTACATTACCGATTATTCTTACACTTCTTTTCATTTGCAGGATGAGGCTCGTTTTTTTGAAGATAAATTAAGAGTCGCAGCAGGATTCCGTTATACTTCTACTGTGAAAACCAGCGCAGCAGATAAGGGGGCAGAAGTTAAAAATACGGCCGTTACCCCTCGATTTAGTGTTACGGGATTGTTGACCCCTACTTTAACGGTTTACGGATTGTATGATGAGACGTTTCAAGAGCAGACAGGAAGACTTCTCAACGGAAGTACCGCAGATCCTTCTTTCGGGAAGAACAAAGAAGTTGGAGTTAAGAAAACCTGGTTCAATGGCCAGCTGATGACCGGGCTTACCTTTTATCATCTTACAAAAACCAATATGCTGACCTCTGCAGGAGTGGATAATCCGGGACTTTCTGAGCAAACGGGAGAAGCAACTTCAAAAGGAATTGAATTTGACTTAAATGGAAATATCGGTAAAAACTGGAGTATTCTTCTCAACTATGCTTACACAGATGCTAAAGTAACGAAAGACAATAACCCTAAAAATATTGGCGGGATGCTGTACGGAACGGCCAGGCATATTACGAATGGGTGGCTGAAATATACCATCGCAGAAGGAGAGCTTGAAGGACTAGGATTTTCTCTTGGCTACGAGTATCATGCAAAAAGAGCGGCCTGGCCTGTGGTAACGAGTTCTCCATATCTTCCGGATGATTATTTTACCCTTGATTTGGGCGTTTCTTACAAAAGAAACAGCTACCAGATCTCTTTCCTTGTGAATAACCTTACAGACCGTTACAACTATGTAGGTTTCTATCCGGGAGCATGGAGCTACAGCCACTACGGATGGAGAGCATTGAATCCGGTTAATTTCAGAATGAATCTTTCATATAACTTTTAATGAATACCGGAAAAGCAAAGCCAAAAAAGAAAAATAACAGAAGCATATTCTACAGAATCTCGGCCTGGCTGCACTTGTGGCTGGGTCTTGCTTCCGGAATTGTCATTGTCATTATCTGTCTTACAGGAATTACTTGGTCTTTCCGTGACGAGATCAAGGATTGGCTCAATCCTGACTTGAAAGTAGAATATATTCCCGGAAAACGAATGCTTAATCCCGGAGATCTGTATGAAAAGGGAAAAGCTCTTTATCCGGATCAGGAAGTCTCTTTTGTTTGGCGGCCAACAGGCAAAGCTGCAATGGTAGGTTTTGGAAAAAGAAATACCGGTTTCATCCTTTTTCTTGATCCTTATACAGGTGAAATTATCCGCAAGCCCAGTTTTAAAAAAGAATTTGATTTTTTTGAATGGACGTTACGAGGGCATCGTTTTCTATGGTTGCCTTCCGAAATTGGGAGACCCGTCATCAACTATTCTACATTTATATTTTTTATCACATTACTGAGCGGACTGGTTCTGTGGTGGCCGAAAAAATGGACCAAAGCAATGCGAAAGCAGAGTTTTTCAGTAAAATGGGACGCTAAAACCAAACGACTGAACTATGATGTACACAATGTGTTCGGATTCTATTCTATGATCATTCTTCTGGTGGTGGCAATGACCGGAATGTATTACGGACTTCCATGGTTTAATAAGTTTCTGTACTTTACGACGTCTCTTGGAAAAAAAGCTCCGGCAGAACGTCAGGAACTAAAAAATACCGCTCCTTACCAGCCGGAAAAGTTACCGGAATCCATACATTTAGCGTGGGAAGATGCGGTAAAGAAAGTGGATGCAAAAGGATATTATCTGTCCGTTCCTAAGGATTCTGCAGAAACCATTGGTCTTTTTCTGTATCCCTCACACCGTCAGTTTTATAATTTACAAAGCTTTACCTACGACCGGAATACGGGAGAATATTTATCTAACAGTTCTGCCCATGCAAGTTCTTTTGAACAGGCGGATTTTGCGGTCAAAGTACAGAAACTGAATTATGATCTTCATGTTGGCTCTGCGCTGGGAGGAATATGGGGAAGGATTTTGTACTTCTTTATTACCCTCATTGGCGCTTCGCTTCCCATCACCGGGTTTCTGGTGTGGTGGTTTAAGAAAAAGAAAAAATAATTAATAAAAAGTTCTCCATCGGTTTTGATGGAGAACTTTTATTTTTTACTTAACAGATTTCAGAAGGTCTTTATCTTCAAGATCTTTAAGGATCTTTTCAATCATTGATTTTGTGATCCGGCTTGCTATTGGCCCTTTGATGAGCAAATAATTAACCGCAATGTAAAACTTCGTAGCTTTTTCAACAATAGGAGTGAAAAAATTCTTTTTATAATATTGATCAATGATTTTCTCAGTCATTATATGTTCTTTTTTTTCTTTTGCGTCTCCTTTTTGATCAATGGTAAGCTGAATCATTTTTTTTATTCTGTCTTCAATTTTAGGTCTCAGTTTCATGAGTTTCTCAGGATCAAATTTAGGCCATTCGCGGACGGTTCTCCCAAAAGGATTAGGCTCTTCCTGTTTATCCAGTTTTCTTTTAAGCTTGTATAAATCCGGGATGATAGGTAAAAAGTATTTTCCGGTTACCCGGTCTTTGACTTTGAATTTATCTACCATCTCCTGCGTCCAGCTTTTATGAATCTGATGGGGATTTGCAGGATCATATTCCATTGAAAAATACCCGTTAAAGAAATTTCTGGCATTATCTCTGCCCAGAAAGAAGTCGTGATGTCTAAAGCTGATGTCCAGAAAACCTCCAAATGCATAAACTGACGAACAGGCGATGTGATTTTTTTCCTTTACGCTGTTTTTCTGGTAGCGGACAGGGAAAACCTCTCCTGTAAAATGATTCCCTCTATGAAAATCCATCATTTCCCTTCTTTTGAGCCTTGCCTGATCCATCAACGTACCAAGAATAGACGGAACAATAGAAAAAACGTCCGTTGGCTGCTCATACTTTTCATTATAAATATGATCTGGAAAAGGATCAATCA includes:
- a CDS encoding DMT family transporter, coding for MNADKEKWILLIVLTVIWGSSFILIKKSLEHFSPYQVGALRVLIAGVILMPIAISKYKLFPKKHLKWLILAAFTGNFIPMFLFPIAETEVSSSIAGIINSMMPIFVIIVGALVWKFETTKKQMVGTFISFAGVCLLAFGGDGEGGKFKLIPILLLLLATLCYAISTTTVKSKLMEVSSTILSAFVFSFVLFFPSLIALTFTGFFSTFSFNESTMTGLMFVSLLSIFGTGLAMTLNYRLLKVSTPLFASTVTLLMPIVAIIWGFLDGEKLSILQFVGAGVIIGGLIFLRSKPGVVKK
- a CDS encoding Crp/Fnr family transcriptional regulator, with translation MEIPAKTLLLKENEISDCAYYIEKGVVRAWYNNDGKDVTFQFFMENTMFSSLESFRKGLPSMVSFETIEPCILWKINKSDAEAVLAEVYQDPELRNQFMDSLFERIFDYMKHFFSFIKDTPKQRYINLSKERPEIIRRIPQHYIASYLGITTVHLSRIKSAILKEK
- the aat gene encoding leucyl/phenylalanyl-tRNA--protein transferase; protein product: MVRLDENEISFPDPELYDGHEGLIAFGGDLSIERIWFAYQLGIFPWYNPDEEILWWCPDPRFVLFPDDVKVSKSMRKILDRSVFTFSENKNFREVIKNCQQSSRKGQTGTWLSDELMESFIKLHDFGLAKSIEVWQDGELVGGFYGLQIGNVFCGESMFAKVSNASKAGFIHFVESNKGNIDLIDCQSHTEHLESLGAKMIPKKEFLKILHKNNERR
- a CDS encoding tetratricopeptide repeat protein, with product MEEYFGNELVKKFEEMMENNDEFYFDTEELEDIIVYYLELGDFNYADNAVNYGLKLHPNSLDIKIKRLEILLEWEDYNTAKELIGELKGSSMENTDFLVCYAKYYSSLGNPRKSIDICKKALELKEEENFLHNFIADEYVNLGDPFNALKHYRKALKEDPTDEYSLENCMICFSDLNKSEEAIAFLNEYLDEFAYSETAWFEYGQFYFNRKNFEEAIKGYDYLLAINSSSVGVYANKAACYEALGQYQKAVAVYEEMLELEYTKAFTFYKIGLCYKAQKQSIMALNAFQKSLREDPQFYLAMMEQSYLYEEMGGMKEALHFAQEATHLNDDNLDYQKRLAFLFIDSGKFEESLACLKKLVDAEPTRFYNWYAYSEVLMLLGEYEEAVDILERALKAHDRAELYYQLSNCYFNLKMPEKGAESLQKALNIDPSLAPDMQKKYPFIKDEVKKVKAKVKKKNS
- a CDS encoding helix-turn-helix transcriptional regulator, with product MGERAPEKTITKQILDFFSEDHDHGVHEFFSNDLGKFETLNLYKGDEFLMKEYRYSYYEDYTMKFRTEDIDYIELSFFLGGADVIRDSVNGRPGEYKLLHHYIYFTPGNADIEIYFQKEVCYKNLDIYVSRDYFHKLAEDSKALQHFIEKVDQEKQASLFPEGLPITPQMMGILLEIKKCTLDGFYRDYFIRSKILNLLLLIFEFAKNQSEEEPVAKTKTSINTSEIHKLMEVREFIEDNLKSFYTIEQLSLKFGINEFKLKNGFKALFGDGVFHYASKLRMKEALYLLKNSDFSIKEIAYHLGYASPSSFSVAFKNEVGVGPSYYRKH
- a CDS encoding zinc-binding alcohol dehydrogenase family protein codes for the protein MKAAVVITKGSIPQYTDFPDPETPKENEVQISVKAASIKNLDRAIAGGNHYSVSNEVHQPKIIGTDGAGHLENGEKVYFFSKKGTTAEKINVEKGFVIQVPEALDFATAAALPNAVMGSAMGLKFKAGMKPGDTVLINGATGVTGRIAVQAAKLYGAKKIIATGRNEESLQSLLELGADEIISLKLPEEDFKKKIKDIHDESPIDIILDYVWGHSVEMILSALKGNGTFSHKTRLVSVGGMSGDTIQLSSQILRGTDIQISGSGLGSWTKEETRLLFSEIIPEMFQAAVDGKIKIDTETAEIKDVEAVWNTEIPAGKRLVLII
- a CDS encoding DUF3127 domain-containing protein translates to MELQGTVKKLFDAQTFASGFQKREMVILTQEQYPQPINIEFLSDKISLLDNLKEGENVKVGINIRGREWVSPQGETKYFNSITGWKIEKVMDNGSEPTQASPAQSASPVSNANPFAGDDDDDLPF
- a CDS encoding TonB-dependent receptor, which translates into the protein MNKNTLLFSALLFPAAIWAQNAAQITGKVINSQEKPVPAAKVVLNNGESEVYTDENGIYRFNNIPAGNYVLKVDDPEVSKIYSFTLKDNDSITYNFTKASDTYQIVGVNVTANRKTIPSSTLRLGENLLVTPQNIQVIDQRLLNDQQILNTAEGLSRNVSGVRTITHQEEGSVGIAVRGFQASNLRNGMDVSGSFGPLREDMSFVDRVEFVKGPAGFMMGNTQPGGFYNIVTKKPVGREKGNVQLTLGSFNLYRAAADVEKKLSKDGKFWGRLNVMGSKSGSFQQYVEHEQYVINPSFKYIASENTNVTFEYILSQNNFQGGFAKYAYGIDGFKDVKRSFTFSDPVMDPTRSWEHNVYGTINHNFNDNWLITGQFGYVRSEMQGESLYAKYNSIALADDPATKKVKGDVNRGISINDALNTSTIGQVFTRGKFSTGNINHNILAGVDMGKKFYVADWTVMPQTIGPVFNIYNPVYGNLRKSDIPQYDRSQSLRERGANYITDYSYTSFHLQDEARFFEDKLRVAAGFRYTSTVKTSAADKGAEVKNTAVTPRFSVTGLLTPTLTVYGLYDETFQEQTGRLLNGSTADPSFGKNKEVGVKKTWFNGQLMTGLTFYHLTKTNMLTSAGVDNPGLSEQTGEATSKGIEFDLNGNIGKNWSILLNYAYTDAKVTKDNNPKNIGGMLYGTARHITNGWLKYTIAEGELEGLGFSLGYEYHAKRAAWPVVTSSPYLPDDYFTLDLGVSYKRNSYQISFLVNNLTDRYNYVGFYPGAWSYSHYGWRALNPVNFRMNLSYNF
- a CDS encoding PepSY-associated TM helix domain-containing protein, giving the protein MNTGKAKPKKKNNRSIFYRISAWLHLWLGLASGIVIVIICLTGITWSFRDEIKDWLNPDLKVEYIPGKRMLNPGDLYEKGKALYPDQEVSFVWRPTGKAAMVGFGKRNTGFILFLDPYTGEIIRKPSFKKEFDFFEWTLRGHRFLWLPSEIGRPVINYSTFIFFITLLSGLVLWWPKKWTKAMRKQSFSVKWDAKTKRLNYDVHNVFGFYSMIILLVVAMTGMYYGLPWFNKFLYFTTSLGKKAPAERQELKNTAPYQPEKLPESIHLAWEDAVKKVDAKGYYLSVPKDSAETIGLFLYPSHRQFYNLQSFTYDRNTGEYLSNSSAHASSFEQADFAVKVQKLNYDLHVGSALGGIWGRILYFFITLIGASLPITGFLVWWFKKKKK